Genomic segment of Danio aesculapii chromosome 25, fDanAes4.1, whole genome shotgun sequence:
TAGTATTATTCTTTTACATTTGTTTGTAAATCTAGTGCATTGTAAAATGCATTTCCCTTGTTCTTGCTTtatccatcaaaataataatgattttacatcttaatcaattatggcctttttggatttttttttagttcaggaaaccgattgcaacaaaccatttaagttcaaaaactaatcctaatgaataatgtgaacttaatccatttgagtaaacgaagcaatttgagcacagtaaaacccaataagttaaggcaactcaaaccatttgaggaagccgattgctacaaaccatctGAGTTAAAAAActtatctatatgagtactgtgaacataCTCCATTTAAGtcgaagtaatgaggtatttattcaactcattaccttcaacactgagttcaaaactcttttcaaatgagtaaaatttactttcaatcaattttgagttaactacactcatttcatttgataaagttgactgatgggttttacagtgtatgagggGGTGCATTTTGCATCAGGGGTGCGTTTCgcatcaggggtgcgtttctcggCACAACACCAGAAAactagaacacggaagcagcttgaataAGAAAGCGCAAGTATGTTTGCGGTCtgtaggtattataaagttgaagaGACGTAGTGCCATTGCAAGCATCCAGAAACAGGCTCAAACCTGACAAGGTAGAGATGTTAGTTTTCATTTAGAAAAACATACATTTCCTTCTGTGAAACTTAATACTCTGATGAGAGTAAGAGTTAGGACTGCAGTTCCAAAAGCAGATTACTAAAAAAAGCACACTGtggtacttttatttttgtttacatgcctgtCGGGTATTTTaattgaggtgctatttgtttttatatttgattttttgtATATTTCCTGTCGCACTAAAGTACGAAAGTGatgaatttatgttatttattagttgaggaacatcctggatctgtttcttcactcttctttattctttttttatgtataatagaagtatcggatcaggtttcggtatcggtagatactcaaaatcaaaagactcggactcgagggcaaaaaacctgatcggcACATTTCTAGTTGTCGTTATTCTAAACATTACTTTTAGCTATGGGTAAAAGAAAGTTTCACAAATCTGTTTCTGACAAAATATTCAGAATTTAAGAGGGAAAATTACAAATATTGACAAGCCAGTTGGAGTGAATTAAGACTATTTCATAATTCAGGAAAGCAAATTCTTGGCTTTCTTTAGCCTTCATGTTGAAAGATTTTAAcactgacattatttacattaaaatgtgttgCTAAAATTGCTTGCAGGTACTTGTCATCAGCGCATCATAACCAGAATAAGTTCTCCAGTTGTCACCAAGCTCAATTCCATCAGCAAGTCCTATATTTCTGGTGCCTGGGGCCGCGATGCTCTACTAACTGATAAACAGCGTTATTGGGAACACTGTCTGGTTAGTGGACACAAGCATGGGCACACTATCAGAATGTACAACTCGTATGAAGACTTCATGGCTAACAAGAACTACAAGGATGAACCGATTGCACCGTCTTACAGTGACAAGAATGCTGTTCAGGGTTCTGGCACTATATTGTATGACAATACCGTATTTTACCAATGCTACAGCACTGCAGAAATCTGCAGCTTCAATATTACAACAAAAGCAACCAAGCGTATGAAACTGGATGGTGCTGGAATCGACAACAAGTTCCCGTTCTGCTACTACACCTGTCGTGATTGGACAGACATCGACCTGGAGGCTGACAGAGACGCCGTGTGGGTGATTTACACCACTGTTGAGAATCATGGGAACATCGTTTTGAGTCGCTTAGACCCGGTGGAGCTCAgtatcacacacacatttaagacACATCTCTTTAAGAGGTCAGTCAGCAGCACGTTTATGGTGTGTGGAGTCCTTTATGCAACACGTTATGTTAATACTTATCAAGAGGAAGTGTTTTATGCTTTCGATACAACCACTGGTCAAGAGATAAACTCTCTTTCTTTGCCTTTCGAGAAGGTTTCTGCTGGAATTTCCAATCTGAACTACAATCCTGTCGATGACAGATTGTACTCGTACAATGATGCCTATCTGTTAGCATACGACACCTTCTTCTGAGAGTGTTTCAAATGCAGCTtctcaaaaaaatgtgtgtggtgtgtttcaAATTTAAAACTGGTCCTTTGTATTTTTCAAAGCAGGTCCAGAGACGTTTACTACAGGAAACCACTCATGTGAGACAGAGTTACAAATAAACATACTAACAAAAGtaaaaatgtgtgaatgaatATCAGGCAATTAACAGTTGTCCTCCTAAAGCCTGCAATAAAAGGCACAAAACTTACAATGAACACAATACATCAGACAAGTCTAAAGATCAGATTAAAATAAACAGAACGTAGCTGTTTCCTCAACAACCTTCAGCGCCCTCTGGTGTTTGGATGAAAGGTTGTTTGGACTGCCCTGTTTCTTGCTCTTGTGTTTCTGGATTTGAATGTTCCTGGTCATCTAGAAAAATACAAAGAGAGTGATGTATATTGACCACACTTAATGCAGAGGTGGCAAacgtacacacatcctttactcaagtagaagtacagatactcttgtttaaaatgactctggtaaaagttgaagtactgactacactttatgtactcgagtaaaagtaaaaaagtacgGCCTGAAATAAgtacttaattaaaaaatattaattactacaTGTTTTACTTTCACAGGGTATACGCACATCATGTATACATCTACACAAAAGAACTTACATTTCTAATTTTCAACCACAAACTAGCCAAGCAGCATTACTCTACAATTTTGTCCAACAACAatgctcaaaaagttgccctgtgtgTATCATCACCTGGACACAAAACAACTTTACAGCTGTTAAGAACAACAGCTGCCATACTCATTCATATATTCTAAAGCGTTATTTTTCTgcctatatactgtatgtataactaataaaggtcttaaatttaacaattcattttgtccaaaacattttttttctttttataaaataaaaaactgaatatatttaacaacaaatacatttttgcattatGCTTAAGCTGCTTCATTTTCTTCAAACGGCACACTCTTGCAGCTCATAtgatttgttttggtttgttttttgttttgtttgttagtattgtgtatattttatttaacagataaaATTATTAATGCTGTTATTACatttttgcatcattttttattcataaagCTCCCAGTATAAATACTTTTGATGTTCTCAAATATTTATCTAACAATCTAtctaacaaatttaaatgaaGACAACATAATACAGACTATAAAACAGTAGCAAACCTCATTGCATAACGCGGTCATAGGAATGTAAGTTACTGTAGAACTAACTGTACAAACATTGACAAAAAGCACATGATTGATCGTTTTTTTCGTGGTATTATATTGAAAGATCAGAGAAGTACAGTATCACAAGCTCGGATGTGGACAAAAGACTTTAACCCCATTTAAATGCCAAATTTTGACAGGAACGCATCTCTTGTTTTTTTCCTGTGATCTGATCGGCTAAAACGCATCTTATTACCTGGTataaacatgaaaataaacaTGACATCAGTCATGTTTACATCACGGACTCCTTATCCACGTTAGCCATTCCTATGGTAAACTTAAATAAACAAGCTTACGTTGTGTGATCAGAGGTTGAATTACTCTAcatcatgaacagttaaatattcccctactgtgcaataaacgtgcaatactttctcatccgcacttgtacacagcaccttatatcaatttacaatgcaatactttctccattCACATTTGTACACCCTTAtcacctgtatatttataacaaatctgtacatataAAATCAACATCCAGatctttttgactaactgcatctttgtttaatgtttatcgtctttttttcatatttattttgtgctgtcacttgtcactttatgtacactggaagcttctgtagccaaaacaaattccttgtgtgtgtgtgttaagcacACTCGGCAATAAAAtggattctgattctgattctgaaaaagcTGTGCACTGcagttgtcagaaaaataaataatggagtatttgtacttcattacttcccatctctgacTTTATGCTGCATGCAAGCATTTACAAAGTATTATATTAAATGAGTCATGATCAAACACTGTAAAACAGCCAATGATCAAACACTTGTGACAGTCAAGATAATACATTGAATTAAACTGTGTGTACTTTCCCTTTATGTTGTACCTCTTACTTCAATAAATGTCTTTTTAGTTTTACTGGAGTGACTGGCCATGTGGACCTCTTTATACAGTGAATTTAGTGCACTCATTAATGTGCCGCTTTTGCTGTGTTTTTATAGACTGGATCGATTTTATAGGTTTTTCTTCATTCCTCATGGTTCAGGCAGTACAGCTTCATGACTCATTATGATGCTGCTCTATGAGTCACAGGCTAGAAATCAACTGGCTCTTATAATTGGAGGTACGAGCAGAAGTCAGTCTGAGCCTGTTATTGGTCAGGTGCTTCCAAAGGATATCATGACTGTCACGGTTGATGTGTGTTTTTTGCTGCACTGAAAAGAAATGTGAATAGCCATTGCTAAATCTGATAAAAATACTCACCTAAGTCTGACGCAGTATTGTCCAACAGCTTCTGTGCATTCTTCAGCCTGTACATCAAAAACCTGTTTTCTGcagtaaaataatcattaatttgtcagtggtttatattattttgtgcaCATACACAGCTATCTGTATTTTAATGTGCAGACTatctaaaaatactaataaaaaaattctatatataaagaaaaatgcAGTATTTTTCACTATTATTAATTTTCACTATTAACTATTACCTACCTtagaataaacagataaataataataaaattagggtaaatttaaatacaaattaagcattattattaacatgtaaGAAAATGTTGTTcagatttaaaaatacaaataataaatagtattaaATAGAATAAACACGCTCAAATATAATTAGGAAAAAAGAAACTGGACAATGGAAAGGATCATGcccaataattaatattaaatgacaaatggctatttttttcatgtaaaacttgcagacaaatataaatatgtaagtgATTTGCACTTGTAGAAACATACCTACGTCATGGCGTTTTCGTTTTTCGTGTTCCAGCCTGAGGTTAAGACAGTCCGCTTCTTCACGTAGTGTTTCAAGCTAAAAAGCCATGGAAGTGCAAtagtacacaaacacactcaaaggATACATAAACAACTAAACATAGAAACAGTGACTATCTATAATATACAACATCAAACTGACAGCTATTAATGagtaaaatgattataaaatctCTTATACTACAGTGATGTTAAATGCTTGATTAttattggctgatgagcattcaaAAGAGTGCAAttgtttacaaataaatgcacaGTTAAAGTAGTTCCAGACAAGTTTTTCATATCACTACACTAAATGACTGCAGcctacaacagtcaaaaatcacaacaaaacaaaGGTTTTGGATGACATATATAAGAAACTAGTACTACACATAAGCTGTGGATGCATTCGAAGAGTGCTGCGTCTTCATGCCGCGACGAGGctgtctaaaaaaaaataaaaaatcgaaggctccttcaaatgcagTCTCCAAATGCGTCCTTCATTTCCCAGGTTATGAAGGATACAACTAGTGGATCCTTCAAAGACCTCgaacatcccaagattcattgcgtgCTGATAACAGCAagacgtttttaaaagaaaactccggATTACAGTTTTAAACgtatgaattaggttttattttacttggatatctaaacacttgtaaaaaaataagaataaatgaaaaaaaaaagaatattaaaagTCAGTTACTAAAGTTACTAAAAAGggatttttatgtgtacatgtatggatcaaaggaaaatatatttactttttgtaaacattattttgccttcagatcgcttAATATAAGTTTTAAATTCACTTTGAGAAAAGGACATTACTAATTTTATTATCGCTTATTAACGGCAGCTGTTACGGTTGCAAGCTGATGAAATCGTTCTTCTGTTGGCTAGATTAGCTAGATTAACTTCAAAATGCTTGATTTTGGCCTGTGTGGACTTTGAAGGACTCATCTTGGAAGTCtacatccttcggaggatgcagcctctaaaatgagacacagctatagggtatatgcggagctagtgttgttcccatactgataaacttccggtttAAACctgttattgtaattttttttttcattttatatgatttcttacaataataataatgcattttatttaaggcgcctttcatgacactcaaggtcCCCGTACAGaacagctagaacaatcagttcaaataaaaacacaataaaatacaatacaaacttttttttaaaatgcagtcGGGTTAAAGAGAATACGgtgttctaaacagatgtgttttgagtttggatttcaatagtgaaagagagtctaaattacggagatcaggaggaagtgaattcaaaagctgaggagcagagtggctgaaggctctgttccccatggtgacaaggtggacagagggaacagtgaggtgaatggaagaagaagacctgagtgttcgAGAAGGTGTGGTGATTTGAACAAGATTAGCAAGGTATGGAGGAGCaagattgtggatggctttaaaagtgagaagatgtattttataattaagaTATGGGAAGCCAATgaagctgctgtagaatgggtgtgatgtTACAGATAGAGAGGGTTTTTGTGATAATACGGGCTGCAGCGTTTTGTAccagttgtaatttatgaagagtttttttagggaggctaaacagaagggaattacagtaatctaaacgggatgtgactaaactatgaacaagaatggaagctgaatgaggtgtgagggaaggaagtaaacgatttatatttcgaaggtcgggtgacattattaacatgtgcaGTGAATGAAAGGGTGCTGTCGAAGATGACCCCCAGACTCTTAACCTGAAGGGAGGGGGTGATGACAGAATCATCTGTGTTCTTTTAGAGCATCGATCTTGTAATGTAATttcaatacaatcagttaaacagactttggcattcatttagttgctcaagcgtaaaacgagacaaaaagctgtttactcgtacgcgcctgtcagaatcggcaggctagcgcagaagctccattgaatatactagggtaaaataaatgcttatattataaagacatggcagggaaaaatgtaatttaatgcagtgcttcttgtacaatctgagacccactttatatcggatatcactcagccagtggagatcgctgatttttaaagaaaacagaccttaaaagcaccgattttgcaatggcatacagttcaccgggagcacttaacccaggttactggcaaattaaaagtcctattagcatattTCAGCATATACCCTGTAGAAGCCTGTTTGAGGACATCTGAACAATGACTGTAGGTCTGGTAACCTTATATAAGCGGGATAACTGACTCCGCTCTGTTCATTTATAAGAAAACAATGCCCACTCAAGAAGTAACATCGCCACCTCGGATGTACATTAATTTTCGAATAATTCAACAACCCATCATCAGTAGTTCTTTACACATGTCAGTGCATAATCACCTGTTGGCGTAGGATCTTGACCTCTTTCAGAAGCCTGGTCACACATACCATCTGATGCTGATACGCACAGAGAGCCTGTGACCTCCTAATAAACAGAAACAACATTAATCTTACAATCAGAAGTATTCTAATACATTTTAGATTATTACTAGTTGTGCTCAATAACAGCATTGGTTCGGTTTAGTGTTGGGATGAACAGAGCAATATcccagaacactctagcaaccacatagcaaccattTAGAGAAATGGAACTCACGCAGTTTTCAACTCTATCTCCACCTCTTGTAAACTCAGGGAGAAATCAGGATCTCTCATCGTGAGGTCTAATAAAGGGAAAGGTGTTGAGTGAAAACAAGGTTGTAGTGTGTGTtaatgagcgtgtgtgtgtgtgtgtgtgtgtgtataggccTCACCTGTGGTAAAGGGTGGCAGGTAACTCATCATAATACTGTTGGTCCATTCATCTTTCAGCTCTCTGTATAGTTTGCCCAAACAAAATGGTAATAGTTTGTTAAAAAGCATATTATACAGTAAATTATTATTCTGTTATCAGTGTTATTTTTAGATTCATTAtagatgaattattattatcCTATTATAGTGTGTACTAATACATTAAAGTAGTAGTTTTCATAAATTTTAGTAATTGTCATGTTTattagttgtttttaaatatttctatttagaTTTAGTTTATATTAGGACTTAAAACTTATTTATGATTTGTCTTGCATCAAATTTTACATATATTACATCATCAATTTTGCATCATtaccaaaaatgtttatttttacaataattattcatACTGTATAATTATTGCATTGTTGCTGTTTTACATTTCGATAGTTCTGTAAAATCTCATGTTGCTTAATGCATGAtgaaatatttttctttatattatctatgtatatatagtgtatatacacactatatatagtgtatatacacacactcaccggccactttattaggtacacttgtccaactgctcaatgatgcaaatttcaaatcagtcaatcacaaggtagaaactcaatgcatttaggcatgtagacattgtcaagacaatctgctgcagttcaaaccgagcatcagaatggggaggaatttcagaaattgctgatcttctggctttttcatgcacaactatttCTAGgtttaacagagaatggtcagaaaaagagaaaatatccagtaagtggcagttctgtgggtgcaaatgccttgttgatgccagaggtcagaggagaagggccagactggttcgagcttatAGAAAAGcgacagtaactcaaacaaccacttgttacaactgaggtatgcagaagagcatttatgaatgcacaacacgtaTAACCTAAAAGGTGGATGGGctactacagcagcagaagaccacaccaggtgccactcctgtcagctaaaaacaggaatctgaggctacaattcgcacaggctcaccaaaattggacaacagaagattgaaaaaacgttgac
This window contains:
- the LOC130219109 gene encoding olfactomedin-4-like, with the translated sequence MFVYLLLLTVIVTVKAERVPGLKKTDSCLCKINSSMWTFPAVQFMEVTRQVQVCEEILDEFEEKIRSTKAELPMMEATLQNITARLKAFDYLYRSGLYSALHLRQLNQELEEIHRSVSETHMQNPNKETQDLLSELNKTKHDVQKMYKDDFFNLETMKKRLRDLNNRAQTSKTIPNDFRSTCHQRIITRISSPVVTKLNSISKSYISGAWGRDALLTDKQRYWEHCLVSGHKHGHTIRMYNSYEDFMANKNYKDEPIAPSYSDKNAVQGSGTILYDNTVFYQCYSTAEICSFNITTKATKRMKLDGAGIDNKFPFCYYTCRDWTDIDLEADRDAVWVIYTTVENHGNIVLSRLDPVELSITHTFKTHLFKRSVSSTFMVCGVLYATRYVNTYQEEVFYAFDTTTGQEINSLSLPFEKVSAGISNLNYNPVDDRLYSYNDAYLLAYDTFF